CAGCAGTTCGGCGATCTCCTCCAGGGAGAGGCCGACAAAAAAACGCAGCTCCACGATGCGGGCCTGCCGCGGATCCAGCCGTTCGAGCTGTTCGAGCGCCTCGTGCACGGCCAGCACGTCCTCCGCTCCACCGGCACCGACATCGTCGAGGGAGACCGTGTCGGCCGCCTCCAGAGGCACGACACGCTGCCGGTCCCGTCGTTCGGCCGAGGCCCGGCGGGCATAGTCGACCAGGACGCGCCGCATCATCTGCGCGGCGATGCCGAAGAAATGGGCGCGGTTCTTCCAGGGCGCCACCTGCCCCACCAGGCGCAGGTAGGCCTCGTGGACGAGCGCCGTCGGTTGCAGGGTATGGTCGCCCCGCTCGCGGCCCAGGTAGGCGCGGGCCAGGCCGTAGAGCTCGTCGTAGACCACCCGGCCCGCCTGATTGCGGGCGGCCTCGTCTCCGGCCTGGGCGGCCCGAAGCAGTTCG
The nucleotide sequence above comes from Gemmatimonas aurantiaca. Encoded proteins:
- a CDS encoding sigma-70 family RNA polymerase sigma factor, coding for MPAPATPPLTELLRAAQAGDEAARNQAGRVVYDELYGLARAYLGRERGDHTLQPTALVHEAYLRLVGQVAPWKNRAHFFGIAAQMMRRVLVDYARRASAERRDRQRVVPLEAADTVSLDDVGAGGAEDVLAVHEALEQLERLDPRQARIVELRFFVGLSLEEIAELLEISPATVSRDWAMAKAWLRVQLRDM